The proteins below are encoded in one region of Paenisporosarcina cavernae:
- a CDS encoding glycerophosphodiester phosphodiesterase, with protein sequence MKIIAHRGSSGTYPENTLAAFQAAANLRVDGVEFDVHMTKDGELVVIHDETIDRTTNGGGYIKDFTYKELRQYDAGSWFSPTFANEKIPALEEVLSIFKETNMTVNVELKSDIVPYEGMTERVLRMVHDFDMEEQVIISSFDHEALEQAKQLAPHVQTALLTMEVMVDVADYAHLLKAEAIHIALPAAYRKMTKVALSKGAIIRVFTVNDVVQATELLEIGVHAIFTDYPEKMVDLVNE encoded by the coding sequence ATGAAAATCATTGCGCATCGAGGTTCATCGGGTACGTACCCAGAAAATACGCTCGCTGCATTTCAAGCAGCTGCGAACTTGCGAGTAGATGGGGTGGAGTTTGACGTACACATGACAAAAGACGGAGAGCTCGTTGTTATTCATGACGAAACGATTGATCGCACGACAAACGGGGGCGGGTATATCAAAGATTTCACTTATAAAGAACTCCGTCAATATGATGCAGGGTCCTGGTTCTCTCCTACATTTGCGAATGAAAAAATTCCTGCGCTTGAAGAAGTACTGTCGATATTTAAAGAAACCAACATGACGGTGAATGTTGAATTAAAATCGGACATCGTTCCTTATGAAGGCATGACCGAAAGAGTACTTCGCATGGTGCATGACTTTGACATGGAAGAACAAGTGATCATCTCGTCTTTTGACCATGAAGCGCTAGAACAAGCTAAGCAACTAGCACCGCATGTTCAGACCGCACTTCTTACAATGGAAGTAATGGTAGACGTGGCAGACTACGCTCACCTACTAAAAGCGGAAGCCATTCACATTGCATTGCCCGCTGCTTACCGGAAAATGACGAAAGTGGCGCTATCAAAAGGTGCGATCATACGCGTGTTTACCGTAAACGATGTCGTACAAGCAACCGAACTTCTCGAAATTGGCGTCCATGCTATTTTCACGGACTACCCTGAGAAAATGGTCGATTTAGTCAACGAATAA
- a CDS encoding DUF2804 domain-containing protein gives MKKLTQHAEREITSAVSLCDTKGDLNPAAIGFARKPIIHSNLKGHFLRKKKWNYWCIFGEEILFSATISHLDYAAVCFVYFLDYETQRFFEKTITIPVGRGVSLPSNVLETVSFSSNEMSIQLVHLQGETHLTVTISDFDSDFLHADLHIEHPADDESLNVVIPWNRQTFQHTAKHHSLPTRGFVKLGDRNYRFRPEESFAVLDYGRGVWPRSVTWNWAMGSQRVRGQRIGINFGGKWTDGTGMTENAIFVDGKMTKLSEDVIFTYNPKQFMDPWKIHTKFSSDVQLTFTPFFERVAQTNAKVIVSTVHQLIGYFNGTMTDGDGKTIQLTEFLGSVEEHVAKW, from the coding sequence ATGAAAAAACTAACACAGCACGCAGAACGTGAAATTACCTCCGCTGTCTCTCTTTGTGATACAAAAGGGGACTTAAATCCAGCTGCAATCGGGTTTGCCAGAAAACCTATTATACATAGCAACTTAAAAGGCCACTTTTTACGCAAGAAAAAATGGAATTATTGGTGCATTTTTGGTGAAGAAATTCTCTTTTCCGCTACTATTAGTCACTTAGACTATGCTGCCGTGTGTTTTGTGTATTTTCTTGACTATGAAACGCAACGATTTTTCGAAAAAACCATTACCATTCCTGTTGGAAGAGGTGTTTCATTACCATCCAACGTTTTAGAAACGGTTTCTTTTTCTTCCAATGAAATGAGCATTCAGCTCGTGCATTTACAGGGAGAAACACATCTTACGGTGACCATTAGCGATTTTGATAGTGACTTTCTTCATGCCGATCTGCACATTGAACACCCAGCAGATGACGAGTCGCTAAATGTAGTGATTCCTTGGAACCGACAAACATTTCAACATACCGCAAAACATCATTCCTTGCCGACAAGAGGTTTTGTGAAGCTCGGAGATCGAAATTATCGATTCCGTCCGGAAGAGTCATTTGCGGTTTTAGATTACGGTCGAGGTGTCTGGCCCCGCTCTGTGACATGGAACTGGGCGATGGGTTCTCAACGAGTTCGCGGTCAACGCATCGGGATAAATTTCGGTGGCAAGTGGACAGACGGAACTGGAATGACCGAAAATGCTATTTTTGTGGACGGGAAAATGACGAAGCTTTCAGAGGATGTTATTTTCACCTACAACCCAAAACAATTTATGGACCCATGGAAGATTCACACGAAATTTTCATCCGACGTTCAATTGACGTTTACTCCTTTCTTCGAACGAGTAGCGCAAACAAACGCGAAAGTAATCGTTTCAACTGTTCACCAACTGATCGGTTATTTCAACGGTACAATGACGGATGGCGATGGAAAAACGATTCAATTAACCGAGTTTTTAGGTAGTGTGGAAGAACACGTCGCTAAATGGTAA
- a CDS encoding tyrosine-type recombinase/integrase: protein MASYKEVSPGKYKLYVELGYDAKGKRIRKTKTVEAGAREVKKLLSAFEQEVYNSQHLEVEKMSFLAFAEIWKTSFAKRNWASTTYEKNMFILNQISPYLESMYIQNIKTLHLVQYFKDESDRGGKSLVKKYEVLKSVFKKAVEWNVLKTNPMDGIEKPKPKVKKREFYNKKEIQNHLRILDQLNTYQKLIIKAALIGALRREEILGIATDVVDYANNQILIKRALVYTKEHGLELKKTKNGEERTVTFPEDFMQELKEFYIKKLNERMAMGNLWNGFKGPEGDDLFMIFSNEYGVPFRPDSVTQFWGRIVKKYGLKKISFHDLRHSSASLLLSEGVNMKVIQNRLGHKNIKTTMNIYAHATLEDDEKASNVFKNLL from the coding sequence GTGGCTTCTTACAAAGAAGTTTCTCCTGGAAAGTACAAGTTATATGTAGAACTCGGCTATGATGCTAAAGGAAAGAGAATAAGAAAAACAAAGACAGTGGAAGCCGGTGCACGTGAGGTAAAAAAATTGCTTTCTGCTTTTGAACAAGAGGTTTATAACTCCCAACATTTAGAAGTAGAAAAAATGAGCTTTTTGGCTTTCGCTGAAATATGGAAAACGTCTTTTGCTAAACGTAACTGGGCTTCTACTACTTATGAAAAAAACATGTTCATCTTAAATCAAATTTCACCCTACTTAGAATCGATGTATATTCAAAACATAAAAACTCTACATTTAGTACAATATTTCAAAGATGAAAGTGATAGAGGTGGGAAATCGCTCGTTAAAAAATATGAAGTACTTAAAAGTGTTTTCAAAAAAGCAGTCGAGTGGAATGTTTTAAAAACCAATCCCATGGACGGTATAGAAAAGCCTAAACCAAAAGTGAAAAAAAGAGAGTTTTACAATAAGAAAGAAATACAAAATCATTTAAGGATATTGGATCAACTGAATACCTATCAAAAACTAATAATAAAAGCAGCTTTAATCGGAGCTTTACGACGAGAAGAGATATTAGGAATTGCCACAGATGTAGTTGACTATGCAAACAATCAAATATTAATTAAAAGAGCACTTGTATACACTAAGGAACATGGACTTGAATTAAAGAAAACAAAAAACGGAGAAGAAAGAACTGTCACTTTTCCTGAAGATTTTATGCAGGAATTAAAAGAATTTTATATAAAAAAGTTAAATGAACGCATGGCAATGGGAAATCTTTGGAATGGTTTTAAGGGGCCAGAAGGAGATGATCTGTTTATGATATTTTCAAATGAATATGGTGTTCCTTTTAGACCCGACAGTGTAACACAGTTCTGGGGACGTATTGTTAAAAAGTACGGCTTAAAAAAGATATCCTTTCATGATCTTCGCCATTCTTCTGCCTCCCTTTTATTAAGTGAAGGAGTTAATATGAAAGTTATCCAAAATAGACTTGGCCATAAAAATATAAAAACAACGATGAATATATATGCTCATGCAACACTAGAAGATGATGAGAAAGCTAGCAATGTGTTTAAAAACCTTTTGTAA
- a CDS encoding LexA family protein encodes MTVGDKIKELRKEYRMTQEDLAKKLNVAPTAVSAWERNKNRPLMDKISIISEMFNVPISHFFGTEDIGATVETVLLPVYGNISCGKGSVVYETIESYETTPKDWLNGGDYFYLKAKGNSMIGARIHEGDLLLIRKQAEVENGEIAAIAVDDEVLLKRVFKNGNSLILQSENPEFAPISYNPKTDKNIAVIGKLKKVVLTF; translated from the coding sequence GTGACTGTAGGAGATAAAATTAAAGAACTAAGAAAAGAGTATCGAATGACTCAAGAGGATTTAGCAAAAAAACTTAATGTAGCTCCAACTGCTGTTTCTGCTTGGGAACGAAATAAAAACCGGCCATTAATGGACAAGATTTCTATTATTTCTGAAATGTTTAATGTTCCTATTAGCCATTTTTTTGGTACAGAGGACATTGGAGCGACAGTTGAAACAGTATTATTGCCAGTGTATGGCAATATTAGTTGCGGAAAAGGATCCGTAGTGTATGAAACGATTGAGTCGTATGAAACAACTCCTAAAGATTGGCTCAACGGAGGGGACTATTTCTATTTGAAAGCTAAAGGGAATAGCATGATTGGTGCTAGAATTCACGAAGGAGACTTATTACTAATTCGCAAACAAGCTGAGGTTGAGAATGGTGAAATCGCAGCCATAGCTGTAGATGATGAAGTGCTTTTGAAACGAGTATTTAAAAATGGAAACTCTTTAATTTTACAATCCGAGAACCCCGAGTTCGCACCTATCTCTTATAACCCGAAAACGGATAAAAATATAGCAGTTATAGGTAAATTGAAAAAAGTTGTATTGACATTCTAA
- a CDS encoding helix-turn-helix transcriptional regulator — translation MKYTLEQARILGGFTQVEIAQKLGMSEKTYIQYEKYRKVFRMDVAHKFSTLVKVNISDIIFFENKLKKICS, via the coding sequence ATGAAGTACACATTGGAACAAGCAAGAATTCTAGGAGGATTCACTCAAGTTGAAATTGCGCAAAAGCTTGGTATGTCTGAAAAAACTTATATTCAATATGAGAAGTATCGGAAGGTCTTTCGAATGGATGTAGCACATAAATTTTCAACTCTTGTAAAGGTAAACATTTCAGATATTATTTTTTTTGAAAATAAACTAAAGAAAATCTGTAGTTAG
- a CDS encoding Rha family transcriptional regulator codes for MSQLKVVSIDGQLVTDSRDVAEMVGRSHNELMKSIRTYIEYLGQGEIAHSDFFIESTYQNSQNKTQPCFLIT; via the coding sequence ATGAGTCAATTAAAAGTGGTTTCAATTGATGGTCAACTTGTAACAGATAGTCGAGATGTAGCGGAGATGGTAGGTAGATCGCATAACGAACTAATGAAAAGCATTAGAACCTATATTGAGTATTTAGGACAGGGGGAAATCGCCCACTCCGATTTTTTCATTGAAAGCACCTATCAAAATTCGCAAAACAAAACACAACCATGTTTTTTAATCACTTAA
- a CDS encoding ORF6C domain-containing protein yields MVANKMTGEKGVLFTAAYVTRFEEMEKQIHQPRVLSEKDQLKASMRLSLETSEEVEVLKVEVNELKEKVENQITLDHGEQRRLQRLISSKVFEHAETDEHKRLLYPELHREIKDRFGVASYKDVKRHELQTVIRYVESWVPRKVS; encoded by the coding sequence ATGGTTGCAAACAAAATGACTGGTGAAAAAGGTGTGTTGTTCACCGCAGCTTATGTCACTCGATTTGAAGAAATGGAAAAACAAATTCATCAGCCACGAGTGCTTTCTGAAAAAGATCAACTAAAAGCTTCTATGAGACTATCACTAGAAACTTCTGAAGAAGTAGAGGTTTTGAAAGTGGAAGTAAATGAGTTGAAAGAAAAAGTGGAGAACCAAATCACATTGGACCATGGTGAACAACGTCGTTTACAACGTCTAATCAGTTCAAAAGTGTTCGAACACGCAGAAACAGATGAACACAAGCGACTGTTATATCCCGAACTGCATCGGGAAATCAAGGATCGCTTTGGAGTTGCTTCTTATAAAGATGTGAAGCGACATGAATTGCAAACAGTAATTCGCTATGTGGAGTCGTGGGTTCCTAGAAAAGTATCTTAA
- a CDS encoding AAA family ATPase: protein MKTIKLLSMELENFKGIKNFSLVLNGNSVNVYGDNAVGKSTLFDGFVWLLFDKDSHNVKDFSIKTLNANGNELHNLNHSVQGLFEIDGTEVELKKVYKEVWTRKRGSTESTFTGHETDYYIDGVPKKKKEYTEFVDSIVKEDLFKLITSPTFFNEQLKWKDRRDILLTISGDVTDEEVYATNKELAALPILLKGRTIDDHRKVIAERRKKINEELLTIPVRIDEITKSIPESNENLEELKGEVAGIQLQIDQANNQINNIRNGNSVKEKELQITELTQTLRTFEQEFSNEETKELREKQAKWQEARQNVQFAKREVEKYEQEIKWSNDSIENIERQLVELRNRWNSIDQERFEFHGNTECPTCGQALQGERVEEVKQKALEAFNLNKSNRLLAISEEGKRITERKLPIEEGLQNHTENLAKSQQILADLVDSEQNLANELESLKSNVRDVKEEPEYKNLQIQIDELKASTQSEKEELEEVVQGIESEIGDLRSEMREKNAVIAAQANVENLKARIQDLTDNESLLAAEFQKLDHELHLTEEFIRAKVDLLTDKINGKFKLANFKLFENQINGGLQEVCETTYNGVGYSSLNNAMRINAGLDIIQTLSEHYGIYAPIFVDNAEAVTKLNAIDTQIVSLIVSEQDKTLRVEEAQ, encoded by the coding sequence TTGAAAACGATTAAATTGCTCTCAATGGAGTTAGAGAACTTCAAAGGGATTAAAAATTTTTCGCTAGTTCTAAATGGTAATTCAGTCAATGTTTACGGTGATAATGCCGTTGGTAAATCCACGTTATTCGACGGCTTTGTGTGGTTGCTTTTCGATAAGGATTCGCATAACGTCAAGGATTTTTCTATTAAGACACTAAATGCTAACGGTAACGAGCTACACAACTTAAATCACTCTGTTCAAGGGTTATTCGAGATTGATGGTACCGAAGTGGAATTAAAGAAAGTCTACAAGGAAGTGTGGACTCGAAAACGCGGATCTACCGAATCTACTTTCACTGGACATGAAACGGATTACTACATCGATGGTGTGCCAAAGAAGAAAAAGGAATACACCGAATTTGTCGATTCCATTGTGAAAGAGGATTTGTTCAAGCTGATTACTAGTCCCACATTTTTCAACGAGCAACTGAAATGGAAAGATCGTCGTGACATTCTCCTGACGATCAGTGGTGATGTGACAGATGAAGAAGTATATGCCACAAACAAAGAACTAGCTGCACTACCTATTTTGTTAAAAGGACGCACGATTGATGATCATCGAAAAGTGATTGCCGAACGTCGCAAGAAAATTAACGAAGAACTATTGACGATTCCAGTGAGGATTGATGAAATCACGAAATCTATTCCGGAAAGCAATGAAAACCTAGAAGAATTGAAAGGTGAAGTTGCTGGGATTCAGTTACAAATTGACCAAGCGAACAATCAAATTAATAACATTCGTAATGGTAATTCTGTGAAAGAAAAAGAACTGCAAATAACGGAACTAACACAAACATTAAGAACGTTCGAACAAGAATTTTCGAATGAAGAAACAAAAGAATTACGCGAAAAACAAGCAAAATGGCAAGAAGCAAGACAAAACGTTCAATTCGCCAAACGTGAAGTCGAGAAATACGAGCAGGAAATCAAGTGGTCCAATGACTCTATTGAAAACATTGAACGTCAGCTGGTGGAATTACGGAATAGATGGAACTCGATTGATCAAGAACGTTTTGAGTTTCATGGAAATACTGAGTGTCCAACATGCGGACAAGCTCTTCAAGGAGAAAGAGTTGAAGAGGTTAAACAAAAAGCACTTGAGGCATTCAATTTAAATAAATCAAATCGTTTACTGGCAATTTCAGAAGAAGGCAAACGAATCACAGAACGTAAATTACCAATCGAAGAGGGATTGCAAAATCACACTGAAAATCTAGCAAAGTCACAGCAGATTCTAGCCGATTTAGTAGATTCTGAACAAAACCTTGCAAATGAATTAGAATCACTTAAATCGAACGTGAGGGATGTAAAAGAAGAACCCGAATACAAAAATCTGCAAATTCAAATTGATGAATTGAAAGCTTCTACCCAATCGGAAAAAGAAGAATTGGAAGAAGTTGTTCAAGGCATTGAATCGGAAATTGGAGATCTGCGAAGTGAAATGCGTGAGAAGAATGCAGTCATCGCAGCGCAAGCTAATGTCGAGAACTTAAAAGCGCGAATTCAGGACTTAACCGATAACGAATCGCTACTAGCTGCAGAGTTTCAGAAGCTTGATCATGAATTGCACTTAACCGAGGAATTCATTCGAGCGAAAGTGGATCTCTTAACCGACAAGATCAACGGCAAATTCAAACTAGCAAACTTTAAATTGTTTGAAAACCAAATCAATGGTGGTCTGCAAGAAGTGTGCGAAACAACCTATAACGGAGTCGGTTACAGCTCGTTGAACAATGCGATGCGAATCAATGCTGGGCTAGATATTATCCAAACGCTATCAGAGCATTATGGCATTTATGCACCTATATTCGTGGATAACGCAGAGGCAGTTACGAAGCTAAATGCAATCGATACACAAATCGTTTCCCTGATCGTGAGCGAGCAGGACAAAACATTACGAGTGGAGGAAGCGCAATGA
- a CDS encoding YopX family protein produces the protein MRQIKFRVWDRDCKSMHVCGTVVHDAISFDGDNLAYYYNLQNGEGSSPDGTGTYALMQYTGLKDKNGVEIYEGDIVSFMDFDTTGGHRVDKYFVGVVKYQSGIYEIWNNYDSEFYGSNGAFILKYVWLQDDEFEVIGNIYRNKNLLEESQ, from the coding sequence ATGAGACAAATTAAATTTCGTGTTTGGGATAGGGATTGTAAAAGCATGCATGTATGCGGAACGGTTGTGCATGACGCAATTTCCTTTGATGGCGATAATCTAGCCTACTATTACAACCTTCAGAATGGTGAAGGAAGCTCTCCTGATGGTACGGGTACCTATGCACTCATGCAGTACACAGGACTAAAGGATAAGAACGGTGTGGAGATTTATGAAGGGGATATTGTTAGTTTTATGGATTTCGACACAACTGGCGGACATAGAGTTGATAAATATTTTGTCGGAGTAGTCAAATATCAAAGTGGCATTTATGAAATTTGGAATAATTACGACTCGGAGTTTTACGGATCAAATGGTGCGTTTATTCTGAAATACGTTTGGTTGCAAGATGATGAATTTGAAGTCATCGGCAATATCTACAGAAATAAAAACTTACTGGAGGAATCACAATGA
- a CDS encoding recombinase RecT encodes MSELALIKKDTVDIVANKVKEFQEAGELHFPADYSPENAMKSAWLTLQETKDKNGKPALQACTKDSIANSLLDMVVQGLNPAKKQGYFIPYGSTLSFQRSYFGTMAVTKRVTGAKSIDAQVIYEGDEVDYEMVNGRVCNLVHKQKFGSQNNKIIGAYCTIIEKDGSEFNEIMTIEEIEKSWGQSKMNPKSDSSTHKKFPQEMAKRTVINRACKKLMNTSDDNSLVMTHFQKSDEASQDAEIQEEIESNANKEVLDMDDYVNKEKGEITEPFEEQIEDGTEPEPVFESESNGPGF; translated from the coding sequence ATGAGCGAATTAGCACTAATCAAGAAAGATACGGTTGATATAGTCGCAAACAAAGTGAAGGAATTTCAGGAGGCTGGGGAATTACACTTTCCTGCAGACTATAGTCCGGAGAATGCCATGAAATCTGCATGGCTAACTCTACAGGAAACTAAAGATAAGAACGGAAAGCCAGCGTTGCAAGCATGCACGAAAGATAGTATCGCAAATAGCTTGCTGGACATGGTGGTTCAAGGTTTGAACCCAGCGAAAAAACAAGGTTATTTTATCCCTTATGGTTCTACATTATCGTTCCAACGGTCTTACTTCGGCACGATGGCAGTAACTAAACGTGTGACTGGTGCTAAGAGCATCGATGCCCAAGTTATTTACGAAGGTGACGAAGTTGATTATGAAATGGTCAATGGACGAGTTTGCAATCTCGTACACAAACAAAAGTTTGGAAGCCAGAACAACAAAATCATAGGGGCGTATTGCACGATTATCGAAAAAGATGGGTCAGAATTTAACGAGATTATGACCATCGAAGAAATCGAAAAATCTTGGGGACAATCGAAAATGAATCCAAAATCTGATTCGTCGACTCACAAGAAGTTTCCACAAGAGATGGCCAAACGGACAGTAATCAACCGAGCATGTAAAAAACTAATGAACACATCGGATGATAATTCGCTTGTGATGACACATTTCCAAAAATCCGATGAGGCATCTCAAGATGCAGAGATACAAGAAGAAATTGAATCCAATGCAAATAAAGAAGTCCTCGATATGGATGATTACGTGAACAAGGAAAAAGGTGAAATTACAGAACCTTTTGAGGAGCAAATTGAAGATGGGACGGAACCTGAACCTGTTTTTGAATCAGAATCAAACGGACCAGGTTTCTAA
- a CDS encoding MBL fold metallo-hydrolase, whose amino-acid sequence MIEIKTIATGSKGNCYYVTDGHTPLLLEAGVSFKQVQKALNFQSTDIKGCLITHEHKDHVGGLKSFLKAGIDCYMSPGTAKSIDLQHHRIHEQKAKHLFKIGTWTILGFDVQHDVSEPFGFILMNEKKEKLLFATDTFYIKYQFRGITHLMLECNYCQSVLDENNQSGRLPKGLRNRIMKSHFSLENVLDFLRANDLSVLKEIWLLHLSDSNSDEQLIREEVAKVTGKMIHIP is encoded by the coding sequence ATGATTGAGATCAAGACAATCGCCACTGGGAGCAAAGGTAACTGTTATTACGTAACAGACGGTCACACGCCATTGCTCCTAGAAGCTGGCGTTTCATTCAAGCAAGTACAAAAAGCATTAAACTTTCAGTCGACAGATATAAAAGGCTGCTTAATCACGCATGAACATAAAGATCATGTAGGAGGTTTAAAGAGTTTTTTGAAAGCTGGTATTGATTGTTATATGAGTCCAGGAACGGCAAAATCAATCGACTTACAACATCACCGAATTCATGAACAAAAAGCTAAACACCTATTCAAAATCGGCACATGGACGATTTTAGGATTTGATGTGCAGCACGATGTTTCTGAGCCATTTGGATTTATATTGATGAACGAAAAGAAAGAAAAGTTGTTGTTCGCCACCGATACTTTTTACATCAAGTATCAGTTCAGAGGTATTACGCATTTAATGCTTGAGTGTAACTATTGTCAGTCTGTGTTAGACGAGAATAACCAATCAGGACGATTACCAAAAGGCTTACGAAATCGCATCATGAAGTCGCATTTTAGCTTAGAGAATGTGCTCGATTTTTTAAGGGCGAATGATTTATCGGTCTTGAAAGAAATTTGGTTATTGCATCTTTCCGATAGTAATTCAGATGAGCAATTAATACGAGAAGAGGTAGCAAAAGTCACAGGCAAGATGATTCATATACCTTGA
- a CDS encoding DnaD domain-containing protein, whose amino-acid sequence MAGWISLHRKIQEHPFFQEKRSFSKFEAWVDLLLMANHKESKVLLGNEMIKIERGSFITSELKLMDRWSWSKTKVRSFLKLLEDDEMIIKNTDKKKTTITICNYTDYQKNETTKEPQTNHYETTEKPQKDTNNNVNNINNFNKEIDKETSRKNAFQIFESEGFGTISSFIAEMLGSLIDDFGEERVIQAMKETRVNGSTSLNYTKSILINQNKKRGMNNASNSRTSSGISPEESARISETNERRKRLAGIESGRNSHYSF is encoded by the coding sequence ATGGCAGGGTGGATTAGTTTACACAGAAAGATTCAAGAGCACCCTTTTTTTCAAGAAAAACGTTCATTTTCAAAGTTCGAAGCCTGGGTCGATTTATTGCTCATGGCCAATCATAAAGAAAGTAAAGTTCTTCTCGGAAATGAAATGATAAAGATTGAGAGAGGCAGTTTTATAACCTCTGAATTAAAACTTATGGATCGTTGGTCATGGTCAAAAACAAAGGTGAGGTCATTTTTAAAATTATTAGAAGATGATGAAATGATTATAAAAAATACTGACAAGAAAAAAACCACCATAACCATATGTAATTACACTGATTATCAGAAAAACGAAACCACAAAAGAACCACAAACAAACCATTATGAAACCACAGAAAAACCACAAAAAGACACAAACAATAATGTTAATAACATTAATAATTTTAATAAAGAGATAGATAAAGAGACTTCTCGTAAAAACGCTTTTCAAATTTTTGAGTCAGAAGGATTTGGAACAATCAGCTCATTCATTGCTGAGATGTTAGGTTCACTAATTGATGATTTTGGAGAAGAGCGGGTTATCCAAGCAATGAAGGAAACACGTGTGAATGGATCTACCTCTCTAAATTACACTAAATCCATCTTAATCAACCAAAACAAGAAACGAGGGATGAACAATGCTTCAAACAGTAGGACAAGCTCTGGAATCTCTCCTGAAGAGTCGGCCAGAATTAGCGAAACGAATGAAAGACGCAAACGCCTTGCTGGAATCGAATCCGGTCGAAATTCTCACTATTCCTTCTGA
- a CDS encoding ATP-binding protein produces MKDANALLESNPVEILTIPSDKCPHRSCDGSGWIWKKDWSKRTPEFREESDEWHEPCACYEQRKKQNEISRKIDLSGIPFIFREATVRSFNPLLYKSQKSIDTATIAKQAAVKFIENFEEMKKAGKGLYLFSEKKGSGKTRLASSIANALVKVHGVDIAFLKANDLLSQIKKTFSNEISTSEIDIIQVFRKVEVLVIDDIAIEKPSEFAERVFFDIVDYRLENKKVTFFTSNKTIENLAKIYKEGRVHSRINKMCLELYLPEESIRDDEAEKENADIEKILFGQAGD; encoded by the coding sequence ATGAAAGACGCAAACGCCTTGCTGGAATCGAATCCGGTCGAAATTCTCACTATTCCTTCTGACAAGTGTCCACATCGTTCCTGTGATGGTTCGGGATGGATTTGGAAAAAAGATTGGTCGAAACGAACACCTGAATTTCGAGAAGAATCGGATGAATGGCATGAGCCCTGTGCTTGTTATGAACAGCGCAAAAAACAAAACGAGATTTCACGAAAGATTGATCTATCAGGAATCCCTTTTATTTTTCGTGAAGCGACTGTCCGTTCGTTTAATCCTTTACTTTATAAATCTCAAAAGAGTATTGATACGGCAACAATTGCGAAACAAGCTGCCGTTAAATTTATCGAAAACTTTGAAGAGATGAAAAAAGCAGGGAAAGGATTGTATCTATTTAGTGAAAAGAAGGGTTCCGGAAAAACGAGACTGGCATCAAGCATTGCTAATGCACTTGTTAAAGTGCATGGAGTAGATATCGCTTTTCTAAAGGCGAACGATTTACTCTCACAAATTAAAAAAACATTTAGCAATGAAATCTCCACATCGGAGATTGATATTATTCAAGTCTTTCGAAAAGTGGAGGTACTTGTTATTGATGACATTGCGATTGAAAAACCTAGTGAGTTTGCAGAGCGAGTTTTCTTCGACATCGTGGATTATCGACTGGAAAATAAGAAAGTCACTTTCTTTACATCAAACAAAACTATTGAAAATCTGGCGAAGATTTACAAAGAAGGACGTGTTCATTCTCGCATTAATAAGATGTGTTTAGAACTGTATCTGCCAGAAGAGTCTATTCGTGACGATGAAGCAGAAAAAGAGAATGCTGACATCGAGAAAATCTTATTCGGACAGGCAGGAGATTGA